CTGCAGTCGGTTGTACCAAATGGCAAAGCTCTACTTGTACTCTCCATCGTCTGGACTGTACGGCTGCCCCTTGGCAATGACGGATGGCGCAGCAAAATGCATTTCTGTCGCTGGCATTCCAGACTATATGAGGTATGCTTACAGCTGTCTTACCAGCAGAGACCCTGACTTTTTCTGGACGTCTGGTCAATGGATGACAGAAAAAGGTGGAGGATCTGATGTAGGTAAGCTTCGATGTGAGTTGCTTTGTTAGTCTTTGGCAGTTGAACTGCTTCATGATAGGAAACCGCTACTTACTGTTTATGTAGCGGATAGATGTCATTTTCTATTGAAAGAGACCTGTTGAGATCGAGATTGTTGCTTCTATAAGCCCATGACAACTAGGCGTCATCACTGGTGTACCCAGCATGATATTTGACAGGGAATAATGGTCCCTACAATAAGATAGGCTCTTATGCAAGAGTAAACTAAAGTCCCACGCGCTCTGTTGTTGAAAGACAATTAGCAAATAGTATGGTCTCACACGAAAATGCTTATTATATTATACGGTAATCGAAACTTAATGTGGTCTGTCAGAAATTGATCATATTATAATTGGAGGATAATATGGTCTCACACAAAATCCTCTAGATAGAAGAATCATGACTTACGGATCATGACAGACATAAGTAAAGGGACAGGAGTGGAGAGCTGTTTAAACAAGCTAGTAGCAATTTTGGGTTAGACTTAAATGGGGCGAATACaccaaaatttaaaacattgatGGAAAACCTTCAATGAGAGACTTCATTGAACACTCAGCTGTCTGATTGACATATTTTACACCTTGCCTAAGTtcataatcaataataaaagtTACTATACTAAACTTATACATGTACACCATAAAATGTTAACAATTATACACAGACAATTTGTGACCTCTGAACATGGGTCAATacataaaacttttgttaaagcAATCCGATCTCTTCTGTTTGGTGCGTATTAGTTGCTTTAACACAAACTCCTTTGTGTAGACGTGGGTgagtaataaatttaaaaacttaatcTATTTGTGTCTGAATTTGAGGCTTCTGAAATAGAATTGACGCACGAAGTGTGTAGCCTTCGATATAGGTAAACTAAAAATTCTTTACGtagctaaaaaataaaaactaacttTAATATTCATGATTCAATTATGTTAAAGTGTATATGAAATATTCATCATATTCCATGAACTATTCAGTGATTTTGTTGCAGCAAATGGAACATCCACCATAGCTTATGCGGAAGGTGATGGTTATTATGCACTTCATGGTTATAAATGGTTCTCCTCTGCCACAGATGCTGACATGTCCCTTACTCTTGCAAGAGTTGCAGCTGCAGATGGATCCGTTAATGAGGTTTCtatatttattgtaattactAGTATCCTGGCGGTTCGGTGTgacgtgagagatcatcaggggTAGTCAGCTGTACAATATTCCGAAAAGCAACAAGGCAGTCATTTAGTGCGGGTGGCAGCTAAGCTAGAAGTCACAAGTTCGAATCCTgttgaaagtaatattttttccAACTGGACAGATGGCAAAATGGACTTGtgtcttactatagtaaagaagATTGTGTTATATGACTACTGGATAAAATTTAGGCTTCAGTTAGACAAGTctattttaaaaaagtgtttcttGTTCAACAGGGGACTGCTGGCCTCTCCATGTTTTTCCTGCCAACTCGTAAAGATGGTGGTGATCTAAACAACATACAGATCATTagattgaaaaataaattgGGAACTCGACAGCTGCCGACAGCAGAATTGCTACTTTCTGGTACCAAAGCCCAGCTTGTTGGAAAATTAGGGAGAGGAGTGGCTACCATCTCAGACATGTTGACAATTACTAGACTATACAACAGCTTGTTTGCTTCGTCTGCTACTCGCAGGTGGTGTGTACTATTAGTATCAGCTCGCAGGTAGATAGGCACTGCTTTTATCAACTCACAGGTAGGTATAAACTGCTAGTATCAATTCAAAAGTAAGTATGTACTACTAGTATCAACTCACAGGTAGATATGCACTGCTAGTATGAACTCACACGTAGATATGCACTGCTAGTATCAACTCACAGGTAGATATGCACTGCTAGTATTAACACACACGTAGATATGCACTGCTAGTATTAACACACAGGTAGATAGGCACTGCTAGTATTAACTCACAGGTAGATAGGCACTGCTAGTATTAACTCACAGGTAGATAGGCACTGCTAGTATCAACTCACAGGTAGATATGCACTGCTAGTATTAACACACACGTAGATATGCACTGCTAGTATTAACACACAGGTAGATAGGCACTGCTAGTATTAACACACAGGTAAATAGGCACTGCTAGTATTAACACACAGGTAGATAGGCACTGCTAGTATTAACTCACAGGTAGATAGGCACTGCTAGTATTAACTCACAGGTAGATATGCACTGCTAGTATCAACTCACACGTAGATATGCACTGCTAGTATTAACACACAGGTAGATAGGCACTGCTAGTATTAACACACAGGTAGATAGGCACTGCTAGTATTAACTCACAGGTAGATAAGCACTGCTAGTATCAACTCACCGGTAGGTATGCACTGCTAGTATTAACTCACAGGTAGATAGGCACTGCTAGTATTAACACACAGGTAGGAATGTACTGCTAGTATTAACTCACAGGTAAATAAGCACTGCTAGTATCAACTCACCGGTAGATAGGCACTGCTAGTATTAACACACACGTAGATATGCACTGCTAGTATTAACTCACAGGTAGATAAGCACTGCTAGTATTAACACACAGGTAGATAGGCACTGCTAGTATTAACACACACGTAGATATGCACTGCTAGTATTAACTCACAGGTAGATAAGCACTGCTAGTATTAACACACAGGTAGATAGGCACTGCTAGTATTAACTCACAGGTAGATATGCACTGCTAGTATTAACACACAGGTAGATATGCACTGCTAGTATTAACACACAGGTAGGTATGCACTGCTAGTATTAACACACACGTAGATATGCACTGCTAGTATTAACACACAGGTAGATAGGCACTGCTAGTATTAACTCACAGATAGATATGCACTGCTAGTATTAACACACAGGTAGATAAGCACTGCTAGTATTAACACACAGGTAGATAGGCACTGCTAGTATCAACTCACAGGTAGATAGGCACTGCTAGTATCAACACACAGGTAGATAGGCACTGCTAGTATTAACTCACAGGTAGATAAGCACTGCTAGTATTAACACACAGGTAGATAGGCACTGCTAGTATTAACACACAGGTAGATAGGCACTGCTCGTATTAACACACCGGTAGGTATGCACTGCTAGTATTAACACACACGTAGATATGCACTGCTAGTATTAACACACAGGTAGATATGCACTGCTAGTATTAACTCACAGGTAGGTATGCACTGCTAGTATGAACTCACAGGTAGATAGGCACTGCTAGTATCAACTCACAGGTAGATAGGCACTGCTAGTATCAACTCACAGGTAGATATGCACTGCTAGTATTAACTCACAGATGGGTATGTATTGCTAGTATAAAACCCAGATCTTTTTTCCGAAAAGTTGGTCGGTTTATGCTTTCATCATATCATAGTGTATTATATCACTGCTTAGGCTTGAACCGCCATTCATTAATGTGTGTATATCTTGTTATCTGTCTCTTGTTATATTTGGTACCTATCTGTCTTCTAAATTCATCTTGGTTTTGGCTGCTTCTTAGATTTGGACTTAGTGTATACTACATGGCTTGATTTGGTAACAGAAACGCTCTATACATGTAGTGTGCAAAGCTCATTTGGGGATCTTGCTCACAGCTGATACGATAGACAATCAAATTTACTCACCAATCCTTAGATCAATCAAAAATACTAGTTGTCTAAATAATGTTATTTTGTGATTCCTTAGTGTGTATTTTTAAATTGTCACTAAACGCTTTACATGGAATTGTCTGCTTATTATAATGCTACAAAGTCCAAAAACACCGCTTGTAGCAACTTATATGTGGGGTTTAAATGAATCAAACGTACATTTGCCAAGCTAGGTTAAACCAAGCCTGCAACATCTGTTTTCCTTTTAATCGATTGTCTGTTTAAAACCTCAGAAAAATACCTGATGCATTTGCTTGTATTCGTCTGTGGTTGTAGTTGTACTAAGTCATTCTACTAATATATGATTGTAGAATACTTGAGCTAAGTAAAGCCTACAGCATGGAAAGAGGAGCATTTGGACGGCCCATCTGTCAGTACCCCTTACATATGAGAACACTAGCTAAGATGGAGGTTAGCATTAGCTTATATTATTACTTGAAGAATCTTTCATTAAAAAATCGGTATTTATATTCATTTAAGACTGGTGTCTAGCTGCAGACTCAATCTTCTACACTACTAACGTTTGAGCTGGCCAGACTTCTCGGCCTAGAGGAGAGTGGAACTGCAACTGATGATTCACGCCTGCTGCTCCGTCTGCTCATGCCTGTAGCTAAGCTTTACACAGCTAAGGTTGCTGTCGGGGTCACTTCCGAAGGCCTCGAGTGCTTTGGAGGCCAAGGCTATATCGAGGATACCGGGCTACCGGCTATGCTCAGGGATGCTCAGGTCTGTAGGTCAGACGGATGATTAATAAgataatattaaaatttgtcGGTCCATGAAAACAATGCAAAATTTTGAATTCAGATGTACTGTATTGCTGTTTCTATCTTTGCTCACTTAATTTCTGATGACTTCACTGTCAGGTTTTACCCATATGGGAGGGAACAACGAATGTTCTCTCATTAGATGTGCTGAGGGCAATAGAGAAGACAAAAGGAGAGGTGATCAAGGCTTTTACAACGCATTGCCAGTCCATGCTGAGCAAGTGCCCTGCTACTTCCTCTAAAAACTCTCTGCTAACAGCCATTGACCAACTGTCCCACTACTTCACCAACCATTTTGCAACCTCGCACAACAAAGAGCTGCTGGCAAGAGAGTTATCATTCAGCATtgggaatatatatataggtaaaaCAACTGGATATGAACCATTACATAGCTTATTAATTGGTCGATCAGCCAGTCTCACATAGGTGGCCATCGATGCCCCAACCAATAGCATgactttttataaaatcataCTCTAACAGCCCTCTAAAATAGGTTGTTAAGCATCTTTAACAAGGGAGTGTGCAGCTGTCTCCCACAACGCTTTCATAGACTAACTTCTgaggttttttatgtttgtaggGGTCGTGTTTGCAGAGCTGTCAGCTGCGTACGCAGAAGAGAAAACTTTGCAGGTTTCTCTTGATAGGTAATAAATATCCTCTTCAGTCTGTTTTTCTTTTGATCACATTCACGCATCGGCATTATGAACAATCTCACCATGCGCTATAATTTTGAAGGTGGTGTGCGCAGGACCTGCTACCAGTCGTAACCGCAGTAACTTCAGAGCCAGATTGTGCTGTCTCATCAGAAGAGGATTGGAACATGACTATGAGACCATTCGACAAATGATGACTTAACtctttacaaatataaaatgctaaatattattataactggCTTATTAATGAACCATTCTGATATATCTTTTCAACTTTGCATGCGGTGCAACATTGTAGCTTCCTTTATACATTATCTTAGTCCAAGATCGCATATTTTTCTATTTGCATTTTCGAGATTCTGCtgtttaataataaaactaacaaGCTGTATTGTAACTAACAACGAGCTGTATTGTAACTAACAACAAAGCACCTAAGAGCTACACAGATAGAGAGATCATGTCTCAGAATCCGTACAGACCGCGTTGCTTTCCTCTTCCGTATTGCCTGTATCAGCAAGTCGTGTTCTCCTTGACCTGTTACTGCGTCTCATCGGTGGCGGACTTAATTCTATTCGATTCACCTTTCTCTTTTTAGTAAGTCTTTTCTTGGTGTGGTTGACCTTGATGGAATTGGTATGACTAATTAACACCGTCTCGGTGAGAGGCTTGCAGTCATGCAGGGCATAGCTTTCCTCCGAGTTGAAGGTTAGTTCacattttttacatttctaCAAGATTAGAGAGACAGGACTGAAACACATCAATAGGTGAGTATTGATAGCACATATAATTTATATCCATTATTAGATATCACATAAGCTTCGACAAAATATATGGACATGACATCAAGTGCTCTAAACCCAACTACTGCATACGCTTACCAACTTCGGTACTTGAGAGCAGAGCAGTTCGTGTGCCAACAGATCTACGCTGGAACCAAACCGGCAGCTCTGGCAGTGCTTGCATGTCATGGGGTCAGGTTGATTGGGTGCTCCTTTACGTTTGGTCAGCAGCGTGACACTTCCCGTTGTGGAAATGGCATTCCTTGATATTTTAGTAACTGTATCCACATTTATCTTTTTGTGTTGGTGTATGTGCTCCTTGAGCTTGTCTGATCGAGCAAATGCTTTTTCACATCCTATTCATACATAAAAATATCCACACTTGCAGAGGAGCGTCATGATGCGAATGAAGCAATGCACAATATCCATTTGGACTGCTAATATGGACTACATGAAACACTGAGTTACCTCAACCGAGGCTCACATAAGCATCTACGTATGTGACACAATATATTATTGACAGGTATATTATTGAAAGGTCTAACGTGAGAAGCGCCCAAGTGAAATGGCCTTCCTCTTGCCACACCTTTCTGGTCAAGACCACAGGAATATTACTGTAAAGGTCACGGCCAAGGTTTTTTGGTAATTTTTAAGTTGGCTGTTAACAATTTCAATTAGCAAGACATCAAAACCGACCAATGTTGTACaagcatatttacatgtatctgcACAAAGAGACACATATACGTGCGCAAAAAGAAAAATACTGTACAACCTCTATTTGAGAGTAAATTCGATCCTGGTGCCCCCACACACACATATAGTTTATAAACACCTGTCAAAATCAACATACAGACCTCTTCATCGCACGCACAAACTATGAACATTGGCTGACCAATGAGCAATTATAAATGAGGCTATTCTTACACAACTATTATGGCAGCAGACAAACCTCAAGCAAGAATCAAGCCAATCaatgttctttttttaaactaCCCAGAAACTTTGTTGAAGAAATTTAATAACTGCTCTACCCTTGACAACTTCGGTTCCAGTTAGAAAATGAACTATTCATCAGTCTTTGTTGTGCAGTTTAGGTACAACAGTTCAagtattatatttttgtatagaGTGATTCTGAGACAACCTTACCAAGTAGATTCGCTAGTCGTTTTTGTAACTAATAATACTAGTTACTAGTACTGCCTCTATAAATAATGTACATCTATGTTGGAAAAAGAGTGTAGCGAATTGCTAGAGGCTTTCTTGTGGATCATAAACTTAACCAAAACCCCAGCAGTGATCATAAAGTTGTACCTTAATCCTCCCTAAGTGCTTTGTAATAGATAACGAAATAGGTTTTGCTGCGGTTATTACAGATGTGAATCTCATACGCTGTTTATAAACCAACCTGTGATATCTTTAAATGGACAAACAAACTTCTTGACAAGGTCATGAGTGAGCATGTGGCGGTTGACTTTGTCCTTGCGGTTGAAGCGTTTTCCACAGAGCTCACAGGCATACGGCAGCTCTCCGGTGTGGATACGTCTATGGGCCTTGAGGTAGTACTCACTCTTCATCGCCTTATTGCAAATGTCACATGTGAATTCTCTCTCTGTTCATTTAAAAATTCATACAATGTTCACAACAGTATATATGTTTTAATAGACAATTCAAGAGTGAAACTATGAAGTCTCAGGTTTTCAAAGGATACAAAGATCAATGAAAGATAACTCTGTCTCCGTTACAGTGTCAAAAGGTTACAGTATCAATACAAACATACAGCAATAATTGCATTTTAAAACCTCGTTCTGCCCATGGTTCAACGAGAGAGTTACAGGAAGTACAGACAGTGCCTACAATCTCTTCACCTCGCCTTTATTTCAACTAGTGACGGTGAATAGATTACCTTCTTCTGGTCGGTGGCTCATGAGGTGTCTCCTAAGAAGCCTAGGACTTGGATACACCTTTGAACACTGCGGGCAGGGATGACTATGCGACGTAGTGGCTACATGATGCTCTAAGGCCTCAGTCGATGCGTAACAATTACCACACTCAACGCACCTCCATTTCCTACAATagtgtttattagattacaCTAGTTACAGCGCCACTACGgtcaaaaaattatgaaaataattttatgcattGAGCTTGTATCTCATTCTATTTCTCCGGCATTATTTGGTTTTTTTAATGCCTAGTCAGCCTTCGCACTATGTGAATCTAAATGTCTGCGAATGTAAATATTTTGACTTAAGATTGTGATGTAATGATCTCCAATCAACCAGTATGATGGAGTGAACAAACAGCAGCAAATGgcacaaaaaatatatagtctaactcggataactcgccctcggatatctcgaacacatggttattTCAGATTTGATTGACCGTTCCCCCGCAttaataaattgctttagataactcgacctcaacttcgttaattcgaacagttttctgcccaacggctaccaagacggttgttatcgctttagaatattactttattccaagccatagagataaacctcaacttttataGTAGTTCGTAGGCgacgttattaccatcatcggcaaaatattttcgttaacgatttttctaaaggtttgcaaaaaatcaaattttaccaaacatcagcTTAGCGATGGCCCCTCTCGAAggcaaggaaaagcgaggtaaccttaggaaaaacttgaagaaaaatcggcaaaattgatcttggttaaaatgctctaaAGAAAGAGATGTCTTTTCTTccgagcatttcaacagcgatcaagttttgccaattttaatctgaaaacgtcctggcagtcacatcactttaaacaacaaacaaatctcaagtgatagaaaaatctctatactttctgataaaaaatttttaaactttacattagaagcatttaatttgaaacaagccatttttacttttgatttatatatagtttgtatatgtaaatgtatctactaataaataaataaatacatggacttgtgacagtgctctgataacttgaacgctctgataacttgaacactttcgctcggtctcgtgaagtttgcgttatccatgtttgactgtatatatttcacgtgtatatatttttttaaacaaagacACATGAGGAGTCATACCACGAAACAGATTtgcaatgaaaaaaaattaaactttccAAATAAATTTTAGTTCAAACAATTACTCCACTTATTACTACTAGTGTAGAGCACTTTTGCAGCTGTaaattttactatattttatttatgtttagtcACGGAATTACATTGGAACATAAATATAAGATAACTAACtacttacatatatgtattcTTGGGCCAACATCTATACATTGATTGACTGTGAATAAACCGCTCGAGGATCTTTGCTAATTTTTTATCGTAGACATATGCATGAAATAAAGACAAGGTTATCGCCGAAAGTCTTAGCAAAGACATACAATCACGACATCCCTAGTTAATAAACCGTACAGTACAGAGGATACTGACCACTCGCTCTTCTTGCGTCTGTTATCACTGCAGCCGGTCTGAGGATCAATTGAGTGGGTATACTGATGGGTGCCGAGCTCGTCTATCGTGGCAAACTGTCTCATACACACGTGACAATGATAAATCATCTCCCCCCGTGACTCGTGCTCTTTGGTATGCTCGAGGAACTCATCTAGCTCGCCAAATGTCTTGTCACACCCCCTCAGTACACATTTGTACAACTGTAATAAAATACTACCTTCAACATAGTGTAAAGCCCATGGACGGCGTGCCAACTAAAAAGGATGCAAGAATGTTAGTCACCTGCTCTGTTTTGTGTGTGACAAGGTGAGTTTTTAGCTGGTAGTATGTGTCGAATCTGGTGTGGGTGTTGGGACAATATGGGCAGACGTAAGAACTATCGATGAGAAAATGCCATTTCATAGATGCAATTTCATCACCATTCTGTTCTGCTGTGGATTGACCTGCGAATATAGACAGACAAGAAAAGTATGAATAACACGAATAGAATTAATCACACCATAAAAAATTaacacattttaatttttttgtaaacattaagCTGAGAGCCCAGAACTATAACTCTCTAAATCCGACCAGGAGCAACAGATAATGACACAACAGAAGCGACAGCTAATGACACAACAGAAGCGACAGCTAATGACACAACAGGAGCAACAGCTAATGACACAAC
Above is a window of Watersipora subatra chromosome 3, tzWatSuba1.1, whole genome shotgun sequence DNA encoding:
- the LOC137389661 gene encoding zinc finger protein 341-like isoform X1: MAQLFDPATITGVDNNTYLAVPSLIDSQVINEVQHHHPSASEDDVFQCGKCKKLFNSLSLFVGHKQQGCGSSTSGSIHASAPQYHQIYPSQTPSAGTQHPSNGASNLGFNHLPTNIVLPEEMMTLTLDSNAAGTLQLQQGGSSTVNSYLTSVQMGINHQQNTGQTVVLSNESACNTSMPGAAQIQLHPITVMPSQPGSSLMPAQPESVSGIAGGVDGSGTIAVVLDEAAQGLQGRESYGNTEQVGSMSAAPVIQWQVSPPAQPSTDKPKRKTKKSSPNRQLSCDWCKKTFQKNFDLEQHKRAHTGEKPFQCVVCGRAFSQKSNVKKHMQTHKVWPLGSHNNLPEQPAPQLMVVQEKDVRAGTRTDQGRSDKEGSCSMATSSQSNSGQSTAEQNGDEIASMKWHFLIDSSYVCPYCPNTHTRFDTYYQLKTHLVTHKTEQLYKCVLRGCDKTFGELDEFLEHTKEHESRGEMIYHCHVCMRQFATIDELGTHQYTHSIDPQTGCSDNRRKKSEWKWRCVECGNCYASTEALEHHVATTSHSHPCPQCSKVYPSPRLLRRHLMSHRPEEEREFTCDICNKAMKSEYYLKAHRRIHTGELPYACELCGKRFNRKDKVNRHMLTHDLVKKFVCPFKDITGCEKAFARSDKLKEHIHQHKKINVDTVTKISRNAISTTGSVTLLTKRKGAPNQPDPMTCKHCQSCRFGSSVDLLAHELLCSQVPKLKCKKCELTFNSEESYALHDCKPLTETVLISHTNSIKVNHTKKRLTKKRKVNRIELSPPPMRRSNRSRRTRLADTGNTEEESNAVCTDSET
- the LOC137389661 gene encoding zinc finger protein 341-like isoform X2 produces the protein MAQLFDPATITGVDNNTYLAVPSLIDSQVINEVQHHHPSASEDDVFQCGKCKKLFNSLSLFVGHKQQGCGSSTSGSIHASAPQYHQIYPSQTPSAGTQHPSNGASNLGFNHLPTNIVLPEEMMTLTLDSNAAGTLQLGGSSTVNSYLTSVQMGINHQQNTGQTVVLSNESACNTSMPGAAQIQLHPITVMPSQPGSSLMPAQPESVSGIAGGVDGSGTIAVVLDEAAQGLQGRESYGNTEQVGSMSAAPVIQWQVSPPAQPSTDKPKRKTKKSSPNRQLSCDWCKKTFQKNFDLEQHKRAHTGEKPFQCVVCGRAFSQKSNVKKHMQTHKVWPLGSHNNLPEQPAPQLMVVQEKDVRAGTRTDQGRSDKEGSCSMATSSQSNSGQSTAEQNGDEIASMKWHFLIDSSYVCPYCPNTHTRFDTYYQLKTHLVTHKTEQLYKCVLRGCDKTFGELDEFLEHTKEHESRGEMIYHCHVCMRQFATIDELGTHQYTHSIDPQTGCSDNRRKKSEWKWRCVECGNCYASTEALEHHVATTSHSHPCPQCSKVYPSPRLLRRHLMSHRPEEEREFTCDICNKAMKSEYYLKAHRRIHTGELPYACELCGKRFNRKDKVNRHMLTHDLVKKFVCPFKDITGCEKAFARSDKLKEHIHQHKKINVDTVTKISRNAISTTGSVTLLTKRKGAPNQPDPMTCKHCQSCRFGSSVDLLAHELLCSQVPKLKCKKCELTFNSEESYALHDCKPLTETVLISHTNSIKVNHTKKRLTKKRKVNRIELSPPPMRRSNRSRRTRLADTGNTEEESNAVCTDSET
- the LOC137389662 gene encoding acyl-CoA dehydrogenase family member 11-like; this encodes MVRLASLLRNEYTAAVRCNAARLHTDVQPLNTGQFTQTSPTLPNQYEADWFLRLYLKLKLPKEMLTCIEPDLKALGEATVTSIHNLHLQCEAEPPWLEQFDAWGRRVDRIHTSPAWKEQKKISATEGLIAIAYERAYGQYSRLYQMAKLYLYSPSSGLYGCPLAMTDGAAKCISVAGIPDYMRYAYSCLTSRDPDFFWTSGQWMTEKGGGSDVANGTSTIAYAEGDGYYALHGYKWFSSATDADMSLTLARVAAADGSVNEGTAGLSMFFLPTRKDGGDLNNIQIIRLKNKLGTRQLPTAELLLSGTKAQLVGKLGRGVATISDMLTITRLYNSLFASSATRRILELSKAYSMERGAFGRPICQYPLHMRTLAKMELQTQSSTLLTFELARLLGLEESGTATDDSRLLLRLLMPVAKLYTAKVAVGVTSEGLECFGGQGYIEDTGLPAMLRDAQVLPIWEGTTNVLSLDVLRAIEKTKGEVIKAFTTHCQSMLSKCPATSSKNSLLTAIDQLSHYFTNHFATSHNKELLARELSFSIGNIYIGVVFAELSAAYAEEKTLQVSLDRWCAQDLLPVVTAVTSEPDCAVSSEEDWNMTMRPFDK
- the LOC137389661 gene encoding zinc finger protein 341-like isoform X3 — translated: MAQLFDPATITGVDNNTYLAVPSLIDSQVINEVQHHHPSASEDDVFQCGKCKKLFNSLSLFVGHKQQGCGSSTSGSIHASAPQYHQIYPSQTPSAGTQHPSNGASNLGFNHLPTNIVLPEEMMTLTLDSNAAGTLQLQQGGSSTVNSYLTSVQMGINHQQNTGQTVVLSNESACNTSMPGAAQIQLHPITVMPSQPGSSLMPAQPESVSGIAGGVDGSGTIAVVLDEAAQGLQGRESYGNTEQVGSMSAAPVIQWQVSPPAQPSTDKPKRKTKKSSPNRQLSCDWCKKTFQKNFDLEQHKRAHTGEKPFQCVVCGRAFSQKSNVKKHMQTHKVWPLGSHNNLPEQPAPQLMVVQEKDVRAGTRTDQGRSDKEAEQNGDEIASMKWHFLIDSSYVCPYCPNTHTRFDTYYQLKTHLVTHKTEQLYKCVLRGCDKTFGELDEFLEHTKEHESRGEMIYHCHVCMRQFATIDELGTHQYTHSIDPQTGCSDNRRKKSEWKWRCVECGNCYASTEALEHHVATTSHSHPCPQCSKVYPSPRLLRRHLMSHRPEEEREFTCDICNKAMKSEYYLKAHRRIHTGELPYACELCGKRFNRKDKVNRHMLTHDLVKKFVCPFKDITGCEKAFARSDKLKEHIHQHKKINVDTVTKISRNAISTTGSVTLLTKRKGAPNQPDPMTCKHCQSCRFGSSVDLLAHELLCSQVPKLKCKKCELTFNSEESYALHDCKPLTETVLISHTNSIKVNHTKKRLTKKRKVNRIELSPPPMRRSNRSRRTRLADTGNTEEESNAVCTDSET